A stretch of DNA from Diospyros lotus cultivar Yz01 chromosome 14, ASM1463336v1, whole genome shotgun sequence:
TGAGACGTTCACTAGGTTTGAACTAATATATGTCCAAAGTTTTCCTTTAAAAAAGGTACcacattatatttatttaagaatacGATGTTTGCAACACCTTTACCAACATATTCCATTACCCCTTATTTCCCCCACCCTTTTGACCAAAggttccaaaataattatctccctCTACTTATTTTTGTTCAAATCGTTATGAGATAAATCCATTAATATTTGACTACCTCGGTTTATGTGATTTGCATAGTTAGTTATTATATGGACGTAAAATTTACACTTCAAAAGTAGTAATTgtgagtattttattttaatttaaaaaaattaatatgtgaTTTTAAGGCACAATATTGTAACCCATCTCTCAATGGCGAGTTCTCTCAAAGAGGAAACTCTTCTAGGAGAAAGAGTTCTTCCAAAGAATATAATATACGAGGAagttatttttaagaaataataataaaaaaaatttaaataagtattcCGCACATCAAAATTCACTCGATCAAGTCTTTTTAGGACAACATCAACCCctctctcaaatttttgccAGACAACTTTGTTCTGTGTTTGACTCTAACTCTACCATGATTGGAGctttcttatattataaattttaattgttgtatccaaaataacaacaaatatactaataattattataataaagtaGTTACTAttgttttaactatttttattctttgacAACCTTTtgtgtatataatttttttggagtcctttttagataattttaaaattattttcaaatgttAACAACTAATTACTCTTATCTTATTCCTTCTTTAAGAAGGGAAGGGAGAagaacccaaaaaaaagaaaacaattgaGTTGAGTATGAGCATTAAGAAGATGTAATGGTAGCCGTTGGGAGGAGCCTATCTCTAGCATCCTTTCAGTTGGAACAACCGGCAAAATGATCCATCCAAGGGGGGGGGAATAAAGCCTTACAAGGGAAGTTACAAAAGTGGTAGATAAATGATATGAATGGGTCCTTTTGATTATTATGAGATCTCAActgcaactctctctctctctctctctctctcatgttttgtttgtttgggcCCAATCCCAATTAAAAGTCCCATTTCAAATCTCATGCATCCTTTGCTTCAAAATCATTGTTTCCATTAATGGTCTCTtgctttgtcttcttcttcttctattgttTTACTAAGGAAGCATATACCCAACCCAACATATCCATCTCACCACGACCCTTCCTAATAGAAAACTACTTATTTCTCTAGATATTGTTGCCTATTGGTAGAAAGTAGGTGTTGGTAAGTTAGTTTGAGTTTTTTAAGTCTCGATTGTTTtcttttagatattttatttagatatattGTGTGATTTTTATCATTGGAGTGAAGAGAATAATGATACTATTTAATGGAGGGTTTGCTTCTTTACCTTACATTTAGAAATTaagaatggaaaaaaaaaaatatttcacttGACTCCCttagtaatttttaataaattaatattgtcAAACATTAAAATTAACTTACACAGGCCAAATCTTTTTTTTACGTCACATGTGggaaaaattatcattaatgtctttttcttattacaatgGTTATATGGTACCATGAATCAAGttaatttagattttatataaataaatttagaattttaaatatattagactcaatagaaaacaaaattaaattaacccaTCAATAGAGATCCAACCCAATCTTCATTgagttagaaataaaaataaaaccaaactagattaaagaaaacccaaaataatCTAACCACATTCTTAGACATACTCAACCCAATGAGGGCATGGCTAATATAATGACCCAAGAGGAAAGGGCACTTTAGCCATTAACCAACCCACCAAATGTAGGACAGAAGGTTACCAGCTTGTCATACGGGGGAAAATGGTAAGACGTAATTAGAATAATATCCGTCCCTTGCAAGACTCCCACTGACCCCACTTTCCAATCCTTAAACACACTCCTTAATTATGTTTCAGCCCTTGTCTAAGCAAAGCaatccagagagagagagagagagagagagagagagtcactGCCAGATGCCAATCTCTCCCTCACGTTACTATAATTTGTTGTTTTCAGGGCTTGAGCAGCTGCAGCCGCCTTCAATAGCCTAACCCATCTTCAATCTGATCCCCTGATCCCCGTTAACGCCTTTATGTTGCCCTTCTTGTTCACTTGTACCCTTGGCAACCAGACATGGTTGAGGCCTTGTGGATAGATAGagcccctccctccctccctcgcCAAGAAGAAAGACAAGACGCCCAATCCAGCAGAAGCATTAATGCCTGCTCCACCCTCCCCGCCTTGGATTTTTCAAGCTCAGAATATCAAATAACCCGACGACGCTATTGTCAGCTTTTCCAGCCTCCTCTGTCTCAAAATCCCTCCTAAATCTGCCTGGCTTGTGGAGGTGAAGTGGCAAATGGGTTTTGTCATGGAAGGGTTCAAGGTGGTGAACAACTCCGTCTATTGCGCTTCCCCCTCTCCTGCAACTGAAGCTAAAGTTGAGACAAATAGAGATTTGGAAGAGAACAAGGATGAGATTTGTACCCATAGGTTTGAGGGTTTTGTTGGGGAAATTGAAGAGGAAGGCAGGGAAAGTAGTTCAAGCTCTGATTTTTTGGTGTCAGAGGCGACAGTGAATGAAGAGCATAGTCACAGCAGCTCTGAGGTCTCATCTTCTCCCCCTTCAATGGGGTGGCCTGTTCAGAAGCCTGAGCTGCCACATTGTGCCCGGTCTGCTGCTTCTGAAGATTCAGAGAAGCAACATTTGGATggaagaaaattggagaaacaaGGGTCTTCAATGCCAGGTACAGATGGCTTCATTTCCCTTTCCTGGATATAGTAAAGCTCTACacatttttccttttatgtatTATGCATTTATACTTGACAACTCGATCTTGTCCTAAATGGGCTGTGAATAGAGACCGAAATGATGAAGGAGAGGTTCTCAAAATTGCTGCTTGGAGAAGACATGTCTGGTTGTGGGAATGGTGTTTGTACTGCTTTGGCTATTTCAAATGCAATTACTAATCTATGTGGTATGATGCCCTCCATTTCATTGTTTACCTTTTGCTTCAATCTGACGTGAATAATTTGGTCATGGCTTGTGTATGCCAAAGTGCTGTATTCTGCTGTACTTGTCGCCGTTAATGTGTTTTGCTGCAACTTTTAGCTACACTTTTCGGGCAACTCTGGAGATTGGAACCCCTACCGCCGGAAAAGAAATCGATGTGGCGAAGAGAAATGGAGTGGCTTCTTTGTGTTAGTGACCACATTGTTGAGTTAATACCTTCTTGGCAGACATTCCCTGATGGAAGTAAGCTTGAGGTAAATCAAACTCATCAAGGGTGTCCATATGAAAATTCAGTTCCTAAGTTGTTGCTTGGCTTGCTGCAACTTTAGTCTTTCATTGCAAATCAGTTATTAATTACCAATAAACTGTTTGGCTGAATGCTGCCTGCCTAATATAAATTGCCAACCTTAATCTTATCTCCTTTACTTTCGCGTTGTCGTTTAGGTTATGACATCTCGGCCCAGATCAGATCTTTATATCAATCTCCCAGCACTGCGCAAGTTAGATAACATGCTTCTTGTAAGAATTTTCCCatcattattttcttgttaattttaatattgtcACTGCTCTTGAGAGGCAGGCATTCTGAATTCAGGCTTTTGTTCTTTCACAGGAGATCTTAGAGAGCTTTGTTGATATGGAATTCTGGTATGTTGACCAAGGGATCCTAGCCCCAGATGCCGCCGATGGCTCATCTTCTTTTCGGAGGCCCCTTCCCCGCCAAGAGGAAAAATGGTGGCTACCGGTGCCTCGCGTTCCTCCTGGTGGGCTTGGTGAGAATTCGAGAAAGCAATTGCAGCACAAACGCGATTGCACGAATCAAATTCTAAAAGCAGCCATGGCCATCAATAGCGTTACTTTGGCTGATATGGAAGTCCCGGAGGCATACTTTGAGAGCCTTCCAAAGGTACAATATATGCCAGTGCCGTGAAAGCTTAAATTCCGGTTAATGGCATGGGTGTACTAGCCGTCCTTGCTTAATGTATTATTTGCTTTGGCTGCGCCTGTTTACAGAACGGTAGGGCCAGCGTCGGCGATCTAATCTACCGGTACATGACATCTGAACAATTCTATCCCGAGTGTCTACTTGACTGCCTCGATTTGTCCTCCGAGCATCAAGCGCTTGAGATTGCCAACCGGGTGGAGGCGTCCATCTATTTGTGGCACCGGAGAACCAATCCAAAGCCCTCGAATGGCACGAGCCGGACCACCTCCAAGTCATCATGGGAGATGGTGAAGGAGCTGGTTATCGACacagaaaagagagagatgctCGCAGAAAGAGCTGAAAGCCTCTTGCTTTCCTTGAAGCAGCGGTTCCCCGGTCTCCCTCAGACAAGCTTAGACATGAGTAAAATCCAATACAACAAGGTTTAAATCTTCAGCCCTTGTGTTGTTTCCCGCTTTGGCTTGGCTTTTTGATACATACGCTTACCCTTCCCTGTTCTTCAGGATGTTGGGAAGTCCATCTTAGAGAGCTATTCGCGGGTTTTGGAGAGCCTGGCATTCAATATCGTGGCACGCATAGATGATCTGCTCTATGTCGATGACTTGACAAAGCATTTGGATCAGGATCAGTTCATGGCAATCTCAAAGATAGGCTTGGTTGCTCCCAAGAGCATTGGGATTCCATGCTCCGGCACTCCATACAAAACGGCTTTCCCCAGCCCCAACTTTTCACCTGCACAGGTCTCAGTCCCCGGCACTGCCAAGGGATATGCcgtgaagaagaagatcttgacGGATTATCTCTCCATGGATCCAAGACCGAAAGACGGcaacaacagcagcagcagcagcaaagtCCAAAGATCGGATTCGTGTTCGAGCATAATTCGCGTAGCTTTGACATGCCAAACAGAGGTCGACTCTCTCGAGTGTTGCACAGAATCCGCCAGCCCATCCATACAGGATTCAGCCTGggaagaatgaatgaatgaatgaacgAACGAACCAACCAACTGTGATTGGCGGCTATGCAGTGGCTGTGTTTGGTTCATGAACCGGTTCTTCTCAGTGTTCAATAGATGTAGAAAGTATATCAGACAACACAACTGCATTCCAGTGTTCCATGAGACATTTAATTCTTCTGGTATGGAGATCTCTTCCCTTTTCATTGGCTGGTTGAGAGTGAGTGAGAACTCACTCAACTACCTGGAGAAGTGAAGAGGCATCCATTTCCATGTTTCTAATTAGTTGATTACAACAGTATGAATATGATGGCGACTGCAAATGATATTTCTGTACTGGGCATGGCTTCACATTAAGAAgtaaacatcatattttttgggtaaataTCAGGATgattggaatgatggaaaataaaaaGGCAAGATCAAAGTGCCGGCCCGACTCATTTGTCACGCTTAATTGAAAGACCTGATCTGACCCGTTTTATATGcttaattaaaatagaaaagataagATGAAATGTCAAGTTTCAGATGAAGAAATAGATAACATTTTTGGTAAGTGTCGCAATGACTAGaatttggaaaagaaaaggtAAGACAAGATGTTGGTTGTTTCTGACTCATTTAATATGcctaattaaaaaagaaaaggcaaaaaaaatgtcaaatctGAAAGGGGCATTCCGAGAATTGAACTCGGGACCTCTCGCACCCTAAGCGAGAATCATACCACTAGACCAAATGCCCTGACGCTTGTGACTGTtcaataataattacatatatgtatttatcAAAGTTTCTTTCAGGACAACTACGAAATGGAAAgcaaaatgttaaatatatactGTTGAGCTCATTTTCTAACAAATTAAGTATTTCAATAAACTAAGATTTGTGTTTCCTTGTAGAGGTGCATGATCCTAACATTAGCTTCTTCAACAATTTACATTAGAAATTGGAATTTTTAACACTTGTCTCCTGTACAATATTATTATGTTCCatgtattaataattcacaaTTAATTGTTACGAAAAAATCAATTCTGATATAAAAGTAGAGGAAGAGGGCATGCAACTAATTGGCTGTTGTTGTAGTATAGTGGTGAGCAATCTTACGGGTTTGATTTCTGTAACGAAGTCATATATTAGCATTGAGAGTTTCATATTAACATATCTTAATTTATTCTGGGTCTCAGTCTCTATTGTGAGGTAACCAATCAATCGTGGTCTTTGTTGAGTTTTCAAATGTGGCTGCAACTAGTAGCTTAACGTCGTCACTCGGAGGCAGGACCCATCCCACGTGGTTGATGATGCCTTGAATCAGGGTGAGTCTCAGTCAGTTTGATGGTGTTTTGGACAGAAAATGGCCTCTTCACATTAAAAAGGATCAAATTCTCAGAAACCAAACAGGAAGTTGCTGGACTAGAACATTTCAAGATATTGTGCTGCTTGCGCAACCACCACTCATTCTGGAGCAGATTTTGACAATGGCTACCAGACGCAAGACGGGTGCATGTCATAACCCATTCACACTTGGTGGGTCTCAGCCCCCATCAGCAGCGCCTGGTTTACTAGTCGTTTCTAGCAGATGGCACATCAACTGAAAACCTAAAGCATTGCCCATATCCACACACAGGCCAGTAGAGGAGGCTCCTCGCTTGCGAGAATCGAAAAAGGCAGCTCAAAATCATAACTTTCGATCACAAGAAAGACGACCATACCATTACTATTAATGGCTTGCCATCAATCGTGCCCTTGTCTTTGTGGGCACAAGAGTTGGGAGTCGAACTCGCATAACATGGGCCTGTCCCTGTTCACTGGTCAAGCTGGTTCTAAGATTCGCCCCACCCATGAAAAGATAAGTTGTCACGTACAAGAGAAATTCCCAGTTTAATTATTGACAAGGATAGCAACATGGCTGCAGGCTGCAGCTTCTATCTTGGGGCATAAATGGCTTCATTATCTGTAGAACTTAATTTTCCACCCACCATTTATTGTTCTCAACATTGTCCATCCCTTCCAACTTAAGGGTGGCCTGATAATACATACACTCAAAGAGACAAAATGACAAGAAAGTTGCAAAACCCAGTTCAGAAGAGAGATTTCTTgcaaacatatatatcattaattaaCAGCTCTAATGCCAGTACAGTTCAAGCACCCTATGCCAACTAAACTTCAAATTCATACAATACAACCACATTGCAGAGGTTGCCGATATGAAACAAAGCCACTTAATCCTTGATCCTTCACTAAATATTGCGTTCACTGTTCTTTACACTAGGAAGAACCACCAAGAGCCCAGTTGTCTTCGACAAACTGCTATTATCCATCTATCTTATGCATATAAGGTAGGATAAGCTGCTACTCTATGTATACGACTTCCTGTGAATGAATGGAAGAAGAGAACGGGGAGATCGTATCAATTAAGAATCTAGTGATGTGTTCACTGATATTTTCACGAGGAGGAAGCAACGCAAAAGAGATGGCCAAGAGCAATGGATATAACTAGAACTAGATATGATGGTTTTGGTGAGCCACTGCTGCGAGAGAAAACATACAGTTGTGTGGAATGAACTGCTACTATCGATCTATCTTCCCAGTATAAGGCCGAATAAACTGCTTCTCTAAATATATGACTACctgcaaacaaaaaataaaagagaataagAAGGTCATATCAATTAGGAATCAAGATCAGTAGACTGGAATAAAAATagcacaaataataaaaatacatctCCGATGAGAACATAGACGATGACTTCTTTTTTTGAACTTTCAGCTTTCCTAACTTTTTGCTCTTTCCTcacaattttttcttcttctttctaccttttaatttttgcaCGCTGGAATTTACTAGTTGTGTGCCAAACAAGGAGAAAACTGAAGAAGGAAGAACTAAAGTACTACTGGATTTCTTTAATTAGTACATTATTATGAATACagattgggattgaaaatgaCCTCTGTGAGCTTCTGCTCACAAATTCAGTTCCACCTTGTTTACTTTTAAGTATTTGGAGCTCCATGTCTCTCAAGTAAACTAGTTTTTAAGAgctcaaaataattaaaataagggtAGACTAACAGATGACTAAGCCACCGGAATGCTTAACCAAAGCTACTATCCAAGCAGCCCTTTCATGGATCACCCATCCAGCAAAGAATTCAAGGGAGTGGAGATAATTGGAAAATACGGCCTACAGTTAAAAGCCAAACAGAATGAAAAAAGGCAAATTACTATTTTAAAGGAAAACAATACAAGTAATGTGAAATTCATGTGAAACTTAAGGGACTTCCACTTGGAGGTGATAAATGGAGGCATTTACAATGGGAAGCATAATGTCCTAGAGGCTGGAAGATATCTCATGTTATTAGTAAATACCTCAGTGTGGGAAATTCACATGTGACGGCAGTGAGCTCTTAGTAATATAGAGACCCTGCAAAAGCAAATAATTGACAACAATGACGTAAGTAATATGCACATCCTAGAAATACCACTTTTCTGCACATTCAAAACAGGCTGGAATCTTACCCTGCCACCAATTTCCTCTTGAAGCACTGCCCGAATCATCTTCTGTCCAATCTTTGTTGAACTAAGAAAGCAAAAACTTGTTAGTGCACTGTTGAATTTGCATAGACGAATCAAGATATAATATATTCGCTTTGTAATAAGTGATATTCCCACGAAAATCCCCATCTAGCCATATATAAAAGTATCAATCACCCTCCCCTCCCTTCCTCTTCCAAGaagaacagaaaataaaaaagatgaaaagaagTAACAAAAAGGTTCATTCTCTGCATCCGCATCTATATACATCAAATAGATATTCCTCGACCTGgttaattaacttaattccaTTAGAAAGGTATCCCAAAGCATGAATCTTCTTGATTGGTTAATTTTCTAATCTGATGTATTATCTGGAATTGAGTAGTTGCAAAATCATCATGCTTATTTAACTCATATGATGCATGATAACTCTTTGAACCATGTATGGAAGAAGTTGTCTTATGAAGTCTTTGCTTAAGAATGCAGCATAAACTCACAGTCGAGTATACAGAGCCCTGAGGATTCTGAGAATTAGCATAGATGTCTTGACCACCATAATATATGGATGAGCTAAGATGACAAGGTTGCACCCTTTGCTCTTGATAAAAAGGACTCGTCTCCCCATTAAGCATGCTCAGATTTTCACCTCCACTGCTCCGAGGCACAGTGCCTAGAAAGAGAAGAATTAGCATTCATAACAAAAAGAGAGCCATGAGAAACCcaataaaacatcattttaggAGGGTCTTAGTCTTTTTGCCCATGTTGCAACTGAAAATTGGTTGGTGAGGAACAATTTCCAGAGCAGAACCTATTCTGATAACAGGAATGATTTTACCTCTCTCAAACAAACTAGATACTACTCTGTTAGGTTAAACATCTTCAGAGGCAGTGTGGTAACTTCATGAATGAAAATGtttgaaataatatttctaaatctGCCAAATTAATAAACGAGTAATAGCAGTTTGATCTTCACAGAAAGAGGGCACAACTGCAGTATCCGATATACTCATCAAACAGAATAATTCAAACCGTGAAAAGGACAGTAAAATGTTGAATCCAAGCTACAAATTCAATGTTCATGTATAGGTTAATCTTCACAAACCTTGAGTTCCAGGTTTAGATCCCCAAACCTGACTTGTAGAGTCTTGCCTTTTCCCAGGCACCTCATATCGTGAGGACTCCCTTCCCAATACCTAAAACAACAAGAATATAAGTTTAGTGTTTCTTCtgatataaatttcaaatatacgCAGCTCTTAAATGTATCAGGTTGAAATACAACTCTTGGGTTGATTGCAAGTTTTTATTGTTACCGCACACGGATGGGAAAATCTCATAATGAGATCTTGAAACCTCTACATTACAGTAACGATTCTCTGGACTTAAAGGGGCCCCCAAAATGCATAAAGCTTCCCACTTTTACAAGGATCAGCACAGGTCGCATATATATGCAGCATTCCTTTTGCTTTTCTGCAAGGAGGGGTTTTTACAACTTGAACATATGACCTTCACGTACGTCACAGAGGACCCTTAGTATAGCCTTGGTGGCTTGTCATAATACAAAGTTTACATTGACCTTCATGGCCTACTACCCAACTTGATGAACTTAAACAGAAACCTCATTAAGAACTCAAAGCATGCAATTGATGGAAACCCTTCAAAACTGTAAAAGAAGTCCCGAGAGAAAGACATACTATAAAACATGTTCCAGAGAACGAAACCATTataaaaaagaaggaaaggataCCCGCCAACAGAACTCTGAAACCCACAGCAATAACACAGAATGCACAAAACTCACAAACAGACACATGAAACTGAACCAAATGACTCCCAAGAAACGAATGGAACTCGTCGGAAAAAGAAGTGAATAATTTACCTTGGAAGAAGGCGCAAAGATGGACCCAAAAATTCCAGAACCAGAGGAATCATTCGAACCGAAAAGATCGGAGGTGAAGGAGGAAGACGACGACGAAGaacccattttcttcttcccgTCCATACTTCTCTTCGTATATGGGTTATTCAATCCTCTCTTGCTTTGTAATACCGAAATGAGAGGACGGCGGTATAAATAGACGAACCACCGTCCCGAAGGGGTCAGAAAAATCGCACAAACCGACAGATTTCTCAAGAAACAAACACAAAGTGCAGCgggaaacaaagagaaaaaacaaaaaacaaaggaaCAGAAACGGAAACAGAGGAAGATATACACACGTGAAAGATCAACCAATTTATAATCCACAGCCAACAGCGATGCCGTCCATTTGCCGTCAATCACACACGCACCCTCACTTCCTTCCCCTCccccctctatatatatatatatatattcaagatTACATCTTGCTGATAAAAGGCTATTTGGTGTCTTGGGCGCACCATATTAGCACCTACCCTTGACTTTGCTCATCAAAGTTATTAGGCAATGTTCCTTGCTTTGGTAATACCGGCTTAAGCAAACGGAGCTCGTCTTGCTAATGGTGtggcttaaactcaagtgtAATTTCCAATAGTGTTAGTACTTCGTACAATAACTTGGAATTGAGAGGTGGTGAATGCAATTAATTAAGCTTTCTAAGACATTAACGTTACATTATTGTTCGAATATcattaaaattacaaagattTTTGCCACTTGGAACGACCTGAGTTCCAGGTGGGCCATCTCTGTTAGCTTCCAATGTTTCACTGCCACGTGTAAAGTTAAACGGATAGTGACGGACCCACCACCCCTCAAAagatttttcaataaatattaaatttaagcgtttaaattattattttttcatttaaggaGAAccctttttaattcaaattggTTCGTCCAACTGCAGTTTGGATGCGTCACAAAACCAAATACATCCAAAGCGGCCAAATTGCATTTGAATATTCAAACGAATGTGTATAAATAGAAATAGACAATTTTGATGGGAAAAGCAATGGGGGAAAAAGATCACATTTTTACCGTCAATTCACAAAACTTTTCAACTCGaaagattaaaaaatagaaaagtcaCATAAAATCAGCGTAAACACCATTTTGATGATTCGAAAATATTACTTTGACACCATAAAAGTGTCattattgagtgtttaaagTGTTATTTATGTAGATAATGTTATCCgcacatataaaatatattatatattataatagcTTAATACATAATGCACCatcttaacaattaaaaaatataacgtTTAATTTTCGATATACAAAACGTCAAAATTCGATgtctcaactattaaaaattacgtTAGCACTTGTATGAATGCATTCGTTTTTATAAATAACACGCTATGTAAATGGCTAATTAGAAGTATTTGAATAGGATGACTGATTTATTGCATtcacttaataattaaaaaatatgacatttgattcttaatgtacaaaaatgttaaaatttctTAATGCACAGTTACAAATAGTTAAGATATTGTTGacacatatttttgtaacacTCCGCATCGAGCGATGGGAAAGTCCGagacaacttaccctaatgggcttacgtgaacttcccaaggAGGTCATCCATCCCTGGGTTACcttaggtcaagcacgcttaaccctgaAGTTTTTTGCCTATATTTAGtctaaaaggtatccaactagtgttgtttcatttcttacttattttcgatatatactatcattttTTTCTAGACTCTTaaggtattacacacatcgtgtcatcattaTAGGGCCCACAACTGCGAGTTTCTCCTAGTTTGTCCCACATCGGTTGCCCAGAAGACGACCATTGAGGGGCTTATAAGTGCGATGTGGCTTCTGGCTGTTGAAGGACGAGAGCTAAGAGTTGACCTGCAGCTGTGAGCCTcatgatgatgacacgatgtgtgtaatacccaagagtccagagaaaggtagtatatatcgagaataagtaagaaaggaaatgaTACTAGCTAGATACTTTTTGGattgaatgtagacaaagaactctagggttaagcgtgcttgacttgagGTAGCCGATGGATAGGTGACCTTattgggaagttcacgtaggcccatcaagataAATTATCCCGGATATTCCTATTGCTCGGTGTGagatgttacaaaaatgtgtgtcaataAATATTGAATGATGTGACTAAacgttatattttttaattattaagaaaatatcgtATATATTATGTCtatacattaattattttaacattatatTTAGTATAGTGTTTGGAGAAATTAGCGGGTTCTTAAAGTCATATGATATGTTAAATTTTGATGACTTTattcaatattaaatattaaatctaaCTAATCAAATACCAATTTGAC
This window harbors:
- the LOC127789958 gene encoding rop guanine nucleotide exchange factor 7-like, with the translated sequence MGFVMEGFKVVNNSVYCASPSPATEAKVETNRDLEENKDEICTHRFEGFVGEIEEEGRESSSSSDFLVSEATVNEEHSHSSSEVSSSPPSMGWPVQKPELPHCARSAASEDSEKQHLDGRKLEKQGSSMPETEMMKERFSKLLLGEDMSGCGNGVCTALAISNAITNLCATLFGQLWRLEPLPPEKKSMWRREMEWLLCVSDHIVELIPSWQTFPDGSKLEVMTSRPRSDLYINLPALRKLDNMLLEILESFVDMEFWYVDQGILAPDAADGSSSFRRPLPRQEEKWWLPVPRVPPGGLGENSRKQLQHKRDCTNQILKAAMAINSVTLADMEVPEAYFESLPKNGRASVGDLIYRYMTSEQFYPECLLDCLDLSSEHQALEIANRVEASIYLWHRRTNPKPSNGTSRTTSKSSWEMVKELVIDTEKREMLAERAESLLLSLKQRFPGLPQTSLDMSKIQYNKDVGKSILESYSRVLESLAFNIVARIDDLLYVDDLTKHLDQDQFMAISKIGLVAPKSIGIPCSGTPYKTAFPSPNFSPAQVSVPGTAKGYAVKKKILTDYLSMDPRPKDGNNSSSSSKVQRSDSCSSIIRVALTCQTEVDSLECCTESASPSIQDSAWEE
- the LOC127789962 gene encoding uncharacterized protein LOC127789962, which codes for MDGKKKMGSSSSSSSFTSDLFGSNDSSGSGIFGSIFAPSSKVLGRESSRYEVPGKRQDSTSQVWGSKPGTQGTVPRSSGGENLSMLNGETSPFYQEQRVQPCHLSSSIYYGGQDIYANSQNPQGSVYSTFNKDWTEDDSGSASRGNWWQGSLYY